In Hwangdonia lutea, a single window of DNA contains:
- a CDS encoding transglutaminase domain-containing protein: MKNIFTLLAVLFVCQITAAQDYKFGKVSKEELAETFNPLDSSASATYLYKYRKTFFEYDHDKGFQLITEVHERIKIYNQEGFDYATKAINLYKSGSHQEIARNLKAYTYNLVDGKIEDAKLKKDGIFKTEKSKYRNETKFTMPNIKEGSVVEYEYKIISPFYQNVDDFHFQHAIPIKKLEAEFQAPEYYNFKVNMKGFLQIRPKIENKRDKITFNNKSRTGQQGSVRTSFSSSDLEFTKKVSTYNLENIPALKDEPYVNNINNYRSSVKYELSYVKMPQSTIKYYSTTWEDVVKTIYKSSSFGSELNKSGYYEDDIDALISSVSDPKKRIALIFDFVKSRVKWNSYNSKYTSNGVRKAYKEQVGNVAEINLMLTSMLRYAGLEANPVLVSTRRNGIPLFPTREGYNYVISCVELPTGNVLLDATNKYGSPNVLPFRTLNWEGRIIKKDGTSSLVSLYPNENSKNSILMMASLTEEGDLEGSYRSVKTNHRALSYRERYNNADEDDFLEKLENNYDGLEVSDFKVSNAVELSKPVMESYKFFKESQADIIGDKIYFSPLFFLRSKENPFKLEKREFPVDFGYPSSTTYRITINIPEGYKVESIPEASALVLPDNLGMFKYILSQNASTIQLLIDTKMNSSIISPLYYDTLKAYFKQLIEKENEQIVLTKV, from the coding sequence ATGAAAAACATTTTTACCCTATTAGCCGTATTATTTGTTTGCCAAATAACAGCTGCACAAGATTACAAGTTCGGAAAAGTTTCAAAAGAAGAACTCGCAGAAACATTTAATCCGTTAGATTCATCGGCAAGCGCCACCTATTTATATAAATACAGAAAAACGTTTTTTGAATATGATCATGACAAAGGATTTCAGTTAATCACCGAAGTTCATGAGCGTATAAAAATATACAATCAAGAAGGGTTTGATTATGCAACAAAAGCCATAAACCTGTATAAAAGTGGTTCGCATCAAGAAATTGCCAGAAATTTAAAAGCTTATACTTATAATTTGGTTGATGGTAAAATTGAAGATGCCAAACTAAAAAAAGACGGTATTTTTAAAACAGAAAAATCAAAGTATCGTAACGAGACTAAATTTACTATGCCTAATATTAAAGAGGGTTCGGTGGTAGAGTACGAGTACAAAATTATATCGCCTTTTTATCAAAATGTTGATGATTTTCATTTTCAGCATGCCATTCCAATTAAAAAATTAGAAGCTGAATTTCAAGCGCCTGAGTATTATAACTTTAAAGTAAATATGAAAGGGTTTTTGCAGATAAGGCCTAAAATAGAAAACAAAAGAGATAAAATAACATTCAATAATAAAAGTAGAACAGGACAGCAAGGTTCCGTTAGAACCTCTTTTAGTTCCTCTGATTTAGAATTTACTAAAAAGGTATCAACCTATAATTTAGAAAACATTCCCGCTTTAAAAGATGAACCTTACGTAAATAATATAAACAATTATAGGTCGTCGGTTAAGTATGAATTATCGTATGTAAAAATGCCACAATCAACCATAAAATACTATTCAACAACTTGGGAAGATGTGGTTAAAACCATTTATAAAAGTTCCAGCTTTGGTTCAGAATTAAATAAATCTGGCTATTATGAAGATGATATTGATGCGCTTATAAGCAGCGTTTCAGACCCTAAAAAGAGAATCGCTTTAATTTTCGATTTTGTAAAATCTAGAGTAAAATGGAATTCTTATAATAGCAAATATACTAGTAATGGAGTGAGAAAAGCGTATAAAGAACAGGTTGGTAATGTTGCCGAAATTAATTTAATGCTTACCTCCATGTTACGTTATGCGGGCTTAGAAGCCAATCCTGTTTTAGTGAGTACGCGTCGTAATGGCATCCCGCTATTTCCAACCAGAGAAGGCTATAATTATGTGATTTCTTGTGTGGAATTGCCAACAGGAAATGTGTTGTTGGATGCGACCAACAAATACGGTTCGCCAAATGTTTTGCCTTTTAGAACCTTAAATTGGGAAGGTAGAATTATTAAAAAGGACGGCACGTCAAGTTTAGTAAGTTTATACCCAAATGAAAATTCCAAAAACTCCATTTTAATGATGGCGAGTTTAACTGAAGAGGGCGATTTGGAGGGGAGTTACAGAAGTGTAAAAACAAATCATAGAGCATTATCATACCGGGAGCGTTACAACAACGCAGATGAGGATGATTTTTTAGAAAAACTGGAAAACAATTACGATGGATTGGAAGTTTCAGACTTTAAAGTCTCAAATGCCGTTGAGCTCTCTAAACCCGTAATGGAATCTTATAAATTCTTTAAAGAAAGTCAAGCCGACATTATTGGCGATAAAATATATTTTTCACCCTTGTTCTTTTTGCGTTCAAAAGAAAATCCTTTTAAACTGGAAAAAAGAGAGTTTCCTGTAGATTTTGGTTATCCATCATCAACTACGTATCGCATAACGATCAATATTCCCGAAGGTTACAAAGTGGAGTCGATTCCCGAGGCATCAGCTTTGGTTTTACCAGATAATTTAGGAATGTTTAAATACATCTTGTCTCAAAATGCATCAACCATTCAGTTGTTAATTGATACTAAAATGAACAGTTCAATTATATCGCCATTGTATTATGACACTTTAAAAGCGTATTTTAAGCAACTCATAGAAAAAGAAAACGAACAAATTGTATTAACCAAAGTATAA
- a CDS encoding DUF3857 domain-containing transglutaminase family protein: MSLKTIANTMMLFATLTVFSQDHLYSSLTIPEDLIQNANAVVRLNEVVVSLKSSSEMSVKEKRIITVLNKKGNRNVDAYVYYDDKVKIKTLEVLVFDAFGNEIKKIRKNDFKDVSAVDGGTLYSDSRVKYLEYTPIKYPYTIEFTSETITSNTAFIPSFTPINSYLVSAETSTYTINYPEHITIRKKEKNFENIEIESETLTGKIFYKAKNLKAFKPEDYSPSITDFTPKVLFASKQFTLEGVESLVENWNDFAKWMYHDLIKVTHDLPESTISDIQNLVKDETNDIDKAKKIYQYVQDKVRYISVQVGIGGWKPFNASEVDRLSYGDCKGLTNYTMALLKAANIESNYSVVYAGKTPRSIEDDFTSIQGNHVILNIPQEHEDDIWLECTSQKLPFGFIGDFTDNRDVLVITPEGGKIQRTKKYHTEENIQIITGHYSVSNDGSISVNATVKSEGIQYDDKYWMESETERDLDGHYKERWSYINNMTIDNMSINNDKDSIVFSETLAFQATNYPKIVANRMLLTVNALNRNTHIPDRYRNRKLPLKIKRGFKDVDEVEILLPQDYRVESLPEKKIIENKFGSYKAEVVVKDENTLLYKREFVVNDGEFPKEDYSKFRAFYKNVSKQDNAKVALIKKEL, encoded by the coding sequence ATGTCCCTAAAAACTATTGCAAATACCATGATGCTATTTGCAACCCTAACTGTTTTTTCGCAAGATCATTTATATTCAAGTTTAACAATTCCTGAAGATTTAATACAAAATGCAAATGCTGTGGTACGGCTAAATGAGGTTGTTGTTTCGTTAAAATCTTCTAGCGAAATGTCTGTTAAAGAAAAAAGAATTATTACCGTTTTAAATAAAAAAGGAAATAGGAATGTTGATGCGTATGTGTATTACGACGACAAGGTAAAAATTAAAACCCTCGAAGTATTGGTTTTTGATGCTTTTGGGAACGAAATAAAAAAAATAAGAAAAAACGATTTTAAAGATGTGAGCGCCGTTGATGGCGGAACGTTGTATTCAGATTCGAGAGTAAAATATTTGGAATATACGCCAATTAAATATCCATATACCATAGAGTTTACAAGCGAAACCATTACGAGTAACACGGCTTTTATTCCGTCGTTTACACCCATTAATAGTTATTTAGTTAGCGCAGAAACAAGCACATATACCATTAATTATCCGGAACATATTACGATTAGAAAAAAGGAAAAAAACTTTGAAAATATCGAAATTGAAAGTGAAACGCTTACAGGTAAAATATTTTACAAAGCCAAAAATTTAAAGGCATTTAAACCGGAAGATTATAGTCCGTCAATAACAGATTTTACCCCAAAAGTATTATTTGCTTCAAAACAATTTACTTTAGAAGGCGTAGAATCGCTTGTTGAAAATTGGAACGATTTTGCAAAATGGATGTATCACGATTTAATTAAGGTCACTCACGATTTGCCAGAAAGTACTATTAGCGACATTCAAAATTTGGTTAAAGATGAAACCAACGATATAGATAAAGCCAAAAAAATATATCAATACGTTCAAGATAAAGTTAGGTATATAAGTGTGCAAGTAGGTATTGGCGGATGGAAACCTTTTAATGCCTCAGAGGTCGATAGATTAAGCTACGGAGATTGCAAAGGCTTGACCAATTACACGATGGCGCTATTAAAGGCTGCAAATATTGAGTCCAATTATAGCGTGGTTTATGCCGGAAAAACACCAAGAAGTATTGAAGATGATTTTACCTCCATTCAAGGCAACCATGTTATTCTTAATATTCCTCAAGAGCATGAAGATGATATTTGGTTGGAATGCACCAGCCAAAAACTACCATTTGGTTTTATTGGTGACTTTACCGACAACAGAGACGTATTGGTAATTACGCCCGAAGGCGGAAAAATACAGCGCACCAAAAAGTACCATACCGAGGAAAATATTCAAATTATTACGGGGCATTATTCGGTTTCAAATGATGGCTCTATTTCTGTAAATGCAACGGTTAAATCGGAAGGCATTCAATACGACGACAAATATTGGATGGAATCTGAAACCGAACGCGATTTAGACGGACACTACAAAGAACGCTGGAGTTATATTAATAATATGACTATAGATAATATGTCTATTAACAATGATAAAGATAGCATTGTGTTTAGCGAAACCTTAGCGTTTCAAGCCACAAACTATCCAAAAATAGTAGCAAACAGGATGCTCTTAACCGTTAACGCATTAAATAGAAATACGCACATTCCGGATCGATACAGAAACCGAAAATTACCACTTAAAATAAAAAGAGGCTTTAAAGATGTTGATGAGGTTGAAATTTTACTGCCGCAAGATTATAGGGTAGAATCGTTACCCGAGAAGAAAATTATCGAAAATAAATTTGGTAGTTATAAAGCCGAAGTGGTTGTAAAAGATGAAAACACCTTGCTTTACAAAAGGGAATTTGTGGTAAACGATGGCGAATTTCCAAAGGAAGATTACAGTAAATTCAGAGCATTTTATAAAAACGTTTCAAAACAAGATAACGCCAAAGTCGCATTAATTAAAAAGGAATTATAA
- a CDS encoding metal-dependent hydrolase: protein MASIFGHSAVGFTLSKLIDNKNNRLLLWLAIISAILPDFDVIAFKFGIPYAHPLGHRGFTHSIVFALLWALILMIAFGKKNKLIWFLVIFLSTISHGVLDAMTSGGEGVGFFIPFNNHRFFFSFRDIVVSPLGLKNFFSEWGAQVIFSEIKYVILPCFFILAVRFLIKNIKKSFPDT, encoded by the coding sequence ATGGCTTCCATTTTTGGGCATAGCGCAGTTGGGTTTACTTTATCTAAATTAATTGATAATAAAAATAACAGGCTGCTTTTGTGGCTTGCCATTATCTCTGCCATATTACCGGATTTTGATGTTATAGCTTTTAAGTTTGGTATTCCTTACGCGCATCCGTTAGGGCATCGCGGGTTTACCCATTCTATTGTTTTTGCACTGCTTTGGGCGCTTATTTTAATGATCGCATTTGGTAAAAAAAACAAACTTATTTGGTTTCTGGTTATATTTTTATCCACCATATCGCACGGTGTATTAGATGCCATGACGAGTGGTGGCGAGGGCGTTGGTTTCTTTATTCCGTTTAACAATCATCGGTTTTTCTTTTCTTTCAGAGACATTGTGGTTTCTCCATTAGGCCTAAAAAACTTTTTCTCAGAATGGGGCGCTCAAGTTATTTTTAGCGAAATAAAATATGTTATTCTCCCGTGTTTTTTTATATTAGCTGTAAGATTTTTAATTAAAAACATAAAGAAAAGCTTTCCGGATACATGA
- the dtd gene encoding D-aminoacyl-tRNA deacylase, whose amino-acid sequence MKVVIQRVSKASVTIEGKKVASIENGLLILLGIVNEDAQDDINWLSNKIGNLRIFEDENGVMNKSLLDAQGDAVVVSQFTLHASTKKGNRPSYIKAAKPDVAIPLYESFVKQLEKDLGKKVQTGQFGTDMKVELLNDGPVTIIIDSKNRL is encoded by the coding sequence ATGAAAGTTGTTATTCAACGCGTATCAAAAGCAAGCGTAACTATTGAAGGTAAAAAAGTTGCATCCATTGAAAACGGACTCTTAATTTTATTGGGTATTGTAAATGAAGATGCGCAAGACGATATTAACTGGCTCTCCAATAAAATAGGAAATCTACGCATTTTTGAAGATGAAAATGGTGTGATGAACAAATCACTTTTAGATGCGCAGGGCGATGCTGTTGTGGTGAGTCAATTTACCTTACACGCATCAACCAAAAAAGGAAATCGCCCAAGTTATATTAAAGCTGCAAAACCGGATGTTGCGATTCCGCTTTATGAAAGTTTTGTAAAGCAACTTGAAAAAGATTTAGGAAAAAAAGTGCAAACGGGGCAATTTGGTACCGATATGAAAGTTGAATTACTAAACGATGGCCCCGTAACTATTATCATCGACTCAAAAAACAGACTCTAA
- a CDS encoding sialidase family protein: MKRCLFLAIVAIISVSCLKKKTEKSAKPNSVETPETSKLNTLFKPGEQGYACFRIPAVITTNNGSVIAFSEARKSGCSDTGDIDLVMKKSTDNGVTWSALQVIWDDNDNVCGNPAPVLDTETGTVHLLATWNNGKDHESEIINGTSIDSRLVYQLTSIDDGQTWSEPKNITASVKKPNWTWYATGPVHSIQLKKGRHKGRLVIPCDHIEKDTKKYFSHVFYSDDHGVSWKLGGTTPSDQVNECTVAELSNGDLLLNMRNYNREAIKSRQIAISKDGGDTWVNQKFDTELPEPRCQGALLSVKNKAKNILLFTNPADSISRVNMTLSVSFDEGLSWDKKLPIYPSYAAYSDLTELKNGNILVLYEAGEHNPYEGIHYKIISKNKIYN, encoded by the coding sequence ATGAAGCGTTGTTTGTTTCTTGCTATTGTGGCTATAATTTCGGTAAGTTGTTTAAAGAAGAAAACCGAAAAATCAGCAAAACCCAATTCTGTTGAAACACCGGAAACATCCAAGTTAAACACGCTGTTCAAACCAGGGGAACAAGGCTATGCCTGTTTTAGAATACCAGCTGTAATAACTACTAATAACGGATCTGTTATAGCGTTTAGCGAAGCTCGAAAATCGGGATGTTCGGATACGGGGGATATTGATTTGGTAATGAAAAAATCTACGGATAATGGTGTAACTTGGAGTGCACTACAAGTGATTTGGGACGATAACGACAACGTATGTGGAAACCCCGCTCCGGTACTCGATACGGAAACGGGAACTGTTCATTTACTGGCAACGTGGAATAATGGCAAAGACCACGAATCTGAAATTATTAACGGCACAAGTATAGACAGTAGATTGGTTTACCAGCTCACTTCAATAGATGACGGACAAACATGGTCTGAACCCAAAAACATTACCGCAAGTGTAAAAAAGCCTAATTGGACTTGGTATGCTACGGGGCCTGTGCACAGTATTCAATTAAAAAAAGGAAGACACAAAGGCCGATTGGTAATTCCTTGCGATCACATTGAAAAGGATACTAAAAAATATTTTTCGCATGTGTTTTATTCCGACGACCACGGTGTTTCATGGAAGCTTGGAGGTACAACGCCTTCCGATCAGGTTAATGAATGTACCGTTGCCGAATTATCCAATGGTGATTTGTTGTTAAACATGCGTAACTATAACAGAGAGGCCATTAAGTCGAGGCAAATAGCGATTAGTAAAGACGGAGGAGATACGTGGGTTAATCAAAAATTTGATACAGAATTACCAGAACCAAGGTGTCAAGGAGCATTGTTATCGGTAAAAAATAAAGCTAAAAACATCTTGCTATTTACAAATCCAGCCGATTCAATATCCAGAGTAAATATGACACTTTCGGTAAGTTTTGATGAGGGTTTAAGTTGGGATAAAAAGCTTCCGATTTACCCATCGTATGCAGCGTATTCAGACCTTACGGAATTAAAAAACGGAAATATTTTAGTGTTGTACGAAGCCGGTGAACATAATCCGTACGAGGGTATACATTACAAGATTATTTCAAAAAACAAAATCTATAATTAA
- the rsgA gene encoding ribosome small subunit-dependent GTPase A — MTGRVYKSTGSWYTVKTALGETYQCRIKGKFRIKGIKSTNPIAVGDIVDFELETDQNQESGIIYNIHDRTNYIVRKSVNLSKQTHIISANIDQVFLMITINNPPTLTSFIDRFLVTAEAYSIKTILLFNKIDTYDEDTLNEVKYLAHIYRKIGYECIGVSAVTGKNVDKVKALMHGKVSVFSGHSGVGKSTLINTIEPSLNIKTKEISTQHNQGQHTTTFAEMFDLSFDAKIIDTPGIKGFGVVDMDKEEVGDYFPEIFKLKQDCKFNNCLHTKEPNCAVKKALDNDEIAFSRYRSYLQIIEGEDEHYRTDVWDKE, encoded by the coding sequence ATGACAGGACGCGTATATAAATCTACAGGAAGCTGGTACACAGTTAAAACCGCATTGGGTGAAACGTACCAATGCCGCATTAAAGGTAAATTTCGGATTAAGGGTATAAAAAGCACCAACCCTATTGCTGTGGGTGATATCGTGGATTTTGAATTGGAAACCGACCAAAACCAAGAATCGGGTATTATTTATAATATTCACGATCGAACCAACTATATTGTTAGAAAATCGGTAAATCTATCAAAGCAAACCCATATTATTTCGGCGAATATCGATCAGGTTTTTTTAATGATTACCATAAACAATCCGCCTACCCTAACCAGTTTTATAGATCGGTTTTTGGTAACCGCCGAGGCGTATTCCATTAAAACCATTTTACTGTTTAATAAAATTGACACCTATGACGAAGACACACTTAACGAGGTAAAATACCTCGCGCACATTTATAGAAAAATTGGTTACGAATGCATTGGGGTTTCTGCCGTTACAGGAAAAAATGTTGATAAGGTAAAAGCCTTAATGCACGGTAAAGTTAGCGTGTTTTCCGGCCATTCTGGCGTTGGTAAATCCACACTTATAAATACTATTGAACCGTCGTTAAACATTAAAACAAAAGAAATTTCAACCCAACATAACCAAGGGCAACATACCACGACATTTGCCGAAATGTTCGATTTGAGTTTCGATGCAAAAATTATAGATACGCCCGGAATAAAAGGTTTTGGCGTGGTGGATATGGACAAAGAAGAAGTAGGCGATTATTTTCCCGAAATATTCAAGTTAAAACAAGATTGCAAATTCAATAATTGTTTACACACCAAAGAACCAAATTGCGCCGTAAAAAAAGCGTTGGATAATGACGAGATAGCCTTTTCGCGCTATCGCAGTTATTTGCAGATTATTGAAGGCGAAGACGAACATTACAGAACCGATGTTTGGGATAAAGAATAA
- a CDS encoding bifunctional 3-deoxy-7-phosphoheptulonate synthase/chorismate mutase type II, with translation MENKKEMRTWLDDLKLDHPLVIAGPCSAETEEQVLKIAHELKDTDVSYFRAGIWKPRTRPGMFEGVGSLGLKWLQKVKEETGMKVCTEVANAAHVKLALEHDIDMLWIGARSTVSPFIMQEIADALKGTDKPVLIKNPVNPDLALWLGGIERIYKAGVKNIGAIHRGFSTYEKSKYRNNPEWQLAIEFQNKFPDIALINDPSHITGKRDMIFDISQTALDLNFDGLMIETHYDPENAWSDAAQQVTPSTLVQIMKDLKIRKETDAEAEYITALNNLRAQIDVIDNQIIGLLGKRMVAADSIGALKKQKNVAVLQSKRWNEILGKMVLEGQDHGLSEEFILKMFKAIHQESINHQEKIIKG, from the coding sequence ATGGAAAACAAAAAAGAAATGAGAACCTGGTTGGATGATTTAAAATTAGATCATCCGTTAGTAATTGCAGGACCATGTAGCGCAGAAACCGAAGAGCAAGTTTTAAAAATTGCTCACGAACTTAAAGATACCGATGTAAGTTATTTTAGGGCTGGTATTTGGAAACCAAGAACGCGCCCGGGGATGTTTGAAGGCGTTGGTTCTTTAGGCTTAAAGTGGTTGCAAAAAGTAAAGGAGGAAACGGGCATGAAGGTGTGTACCGAGGTGGCCAATGCGGCACACGTAAAATTAGCTTTAGAGCACGACATTGATATGCTTTGGATTGGTGCACGATCAACCGTAAGTCCGTTTATCATGCAAGAGATTGCCGATGCGTTAAAAGGCACAGACAAACCGGTGTTGATTAAAAATCCAGTTAACCCAGATTTAGCATTATGGTTAGGTGGTATTGAAAGGATTTATAAAGCAGGTGTTAAGAATATTGGAGCGATTCATCGTGGGTTTTCAACGTATGAAAAATCTAAATACAGAAATAACCCGGAGTGGCAGTTGGCTATTGAATTTCAGAATAAATTCCCGGACATTGCCTTAATTAACGATCCGTCGCATATTACAGGAAAGCGCGATATGATTTTTGATATTTCTCAAACCGCATTGGATTTGAATTTTGATGGGTTGATGATTGAAACGCACTACGATCCAGAAAATGCGTGGAGCGATGCCGCCCAACAAGTAACGCCTTCTACTTTGGTTCAAATTATGAAGGATTTGAAAATAAGAAAAGAAACGGATGCCGAAGCAGAATACATAACGGCTTTAAACAACCTAAGAGCCCAAATTGATGTGATTGATAATCAAATTATCGGGTTGTTGGGCAAGCGTATGGTTGCAGCAGATAGTATTGGCGCCCTAAAGAAACAAAAAAACGTTGCCGTATTACAAAGCAAACGTTGGAACGAAATTTTAGGTAAAATGGTTTTAGAGGGACAAGACCACGGATTAAGTGAAGAGTTTATTTTAAAAATGTTTAAAGCCATTCACCAAGAGTCTATTAATCATCAAGAGAAGATAATTAAAGGCTAA
- a CDS encoding prephenate dehydrogenase, producing the protein MKNIYIIGVGLIGGSLAIDIKKNNPDMVIHGISRKDATLETALSLNLIDKKATLDDIENADLVIVSIPVDATVKLLPTVLDKISDNGLVVDAGSTKVDICKVVENHPKRRNFLAMHPIAGTEHSGPNAAIPNLFVGKTNIICEVEKTAFKLQEKALKLFADIGMRMRYMNPVAHDKHIAYMSHLSHISSFMLGKTVIDKEKNERDIFDMAGSGFASTVRLAKSSPEMWTPIFKQNKTNVIETLEEYIINLTHFKELMKQDDFDAIFNEMKDTNYIKDILNGMG; encoded by the coding sequence ATGAAAAACATATATATAATAGGTGTTGGTTTAATTGGTGGCAGTCTTGCTATTGATATTAAAAAGAATAATCCGGATATGGTTATTCACGGTATTAGCAGAAAAGATGCCACCTTAGAAACCGCTTTGTCACTTAATTTAATTGATAAAAAAGCGACTTTAGACGATATTGAAAATGCCGATTTGGTTATTGTGTCTATTCCCGTTGATGCCACGGTTAAATTATTACCAACGGTTTTAGACAAAATTTCGGATAACGGGTTGGTGGTGGATGCGGGATCCACTAAAGTAGATATTTGTAAAGTGGTTGAAAACCACCCTAAACGCAGAAATTTTTTGGCCATGCATCCTATTGCGGGCACCGAGCATTCGGGACCTAATGCGGCCATTCCAAACCTATTTGTTGGCAAAACAAATATTATTTGCGAAGTTGAAAAAACAGCCTTTAAGCTTCAAGAAAAGGCCTTGAAGTTGTTCGCCGATATTGGCATGCGTATGCGCTACATGAATCCGGTGGCACACGATAAGCACATTGCGTACATGTCGCACTTATCGCATATCAGCTCGTTTATGTTAGGTAAAACGGTAATCGATAAAGAAAAAAACGAACGCGATATTTTTGATATGGCGGGCAGTGGATTTGCCTCCACAGTACGATTGGCCAAAAGTTCGCCAGAAATGTGGACCCCGATTTTTAAACAGAACAAAACCAATGTTATTGAAACTTTAGAGGAATATATTATTAACCTGACGCATTTTAAGGAGTTGATGAAACAAGATGATTTTGATGCGATTTTTAATGAAATGAAAGACACTAATTATATAAAGGATATTTTAAATGGCATGGGTTAA
- a CDS encoding pyridoxal phosphate-dependent aminotransferase: protein MIEVANRLHTVEEYYFSKKLREVNLLIASGKPIINLGIGSPDLQPPQKVIEALTNGLLSPNAHKYQSYQGLPELREAMAVFYKTHFSVNLSANTEILPLMGSKEGIMHISMAYLNEGDGVLIPNPGYPTYQSVTKLVGAKPVLYELDASNNWLPDLKALEQTDLSQVKLMWINYPHMPTGAQATETLFEDLVAFAKRHNILIVNDNPYSFILNDTPKSILSVKGAKDVCLELNSLSKTFNMAGWRVGMLVGNSDQINHVLKVKSNMDSGMFYGIQKGAIEALKCSKMWFSTLNSVYQKRRDLVWQLADALKCTYDKNATGLFVWAKLPGNVKAEEFIDIILKENHVFITPGTIFGSQGEGYIRFSLCASTEVLEEAIARVK from the coding sequence ATGATTGAAGTCGCTAACCGATTACATACCGTTGAAGAATACTACTTCTCAAAAAAGTTGAGAGAAGTCAATCTGCTTATCGCTAGCGGAAAACCTATTATTAATTTGGGTATTGGTAGTCCCGATTTGCAACCACCGCAAAAAGTAATTGAGGCATTAACCAACGGATTGTTAAGTCCTAACGCCCATAAATACCAAAGCTATCAAGGGTTGCCGGAATTACGTGAAGCAATGGCAGTGTTCTATAAAACGCATTTTTCGGTAAACCTTAGCGCCAATACAGAAATACTGCCGTTAATGGGAAGTAAAGAAGGCATTATGCATATTTCGATGGCGTATTTGAATGAAGGCGATGGCGTTTTAATTCCGAATCCGGGCTATCCAACTTACCAATCGGTTACAAAATTAGTGGGAGCAAAACCTGTTTTGTACGAATTGGATGCTAGTAACAATTGGTTGCCCGATTTAAAAGCTTTAGAGCAAACAGATTTAAGCCAAGTGAAATTGATGTGGATTAATTATCCGCACATGCCAACGGGTGCGCAAGCCACCGAAACATTGTTTGAAGATTTAGTGGCCTTTGCAAAACGCCATAATATTTTAATAGTAAACGATAACCCATATAGCTTTATTCTTAACGACACACCAAAAAGCATATTAAGTGTTAAAGGCGCAAAAGATGTGTGTTTAGAGCTTAATTCGTTAAGCAAAACCTTTAATATGGCAGGCTGGCGCGTGGGCATGTTAGTGGGGAATAGCGACCAAATTAACCATGTTTTAAAAGTGAAAAGCAACATGGATTCTGGTATGTTTTACGGCATTCAAAAAGGGGCGATTGAAGCTTTAAAATGTTCTAAAATGTGGTTTAGTACTTTGAATAGTGTGTACCAGAAACGACGCGATTTAGTTTGGCAATTGGCCGATGCTTTAAAGTGTACCTACGATAAAAATGCCACGGGACTTTTTGTTTGGGCAAAATTACCTGGCAACGTAAAAGCAGAAGAATTTATAGATATAATATTGAAAGAGAACCACGTTTTTATAACACCTGGAACCATTTTTGGAAGTCAAGGTGAAGGTTATATTAGGTTTTCGCTATGTGCCTCAACCGAGGTTTTAGAAGAAGCCATTGCGAGAGTGAAATGA